A single genomic interval of bacterium harbors:
- a CDS encoding spore photoproduct lyase family protein — protein sequence MKDGPGLRFRRHMGRFLKPCPGTSNYLCCGYWVLNLVLGCPYRCRYCILQDYLGTSEIEVMVNVQDALKEVEYFLKGRQGILRVGTGELGDSLALEPSVCLSRTLVPFFARFPNALLELKTKSCQVAELLDLAHNRRTVVSFSLNPPLIANRAEPGVPAALDRIRAGALCQEKGYPLGIHFDPLIMLEGWQDAYRELLEELFKSIDPGSILWISMGALRYPRSMHEAMVENGLGLGEMVPGLDNKMRYLRPLRVQMFKTLAGWIKELGGQEPLIYLCMESPEVWRQALGFAPASMADLDRLFQERIRRYWDEI from the coding sequence TTGAAGGATGGGCCAGGGCTTAGGTTTCGCCGTCACATGGGCCGCTTCCTTAAACCCTGCCCTGGTACCAGCAATTACCTTTGTTGCGGATACTGGGTCTTGAACCTGGTGCTGGGATGTCCATACAGATGCAGGTATTGTATTCTTCAGGATTACCTCGGGACCTCTGAGATAGAGGTTATGGTAAATGTCCAGGACGCGCTTAAGGAAGTTGAATATTTCCTGAAGGGCAGGCAGGGTATCCTGAGGGTGGGCACAGGGGAGCTGGGAGACAGCTTGGCCCTGGAGCCCTCTGTTTGTCTGAGCAGGACACTGGTGCCTTTTTTTGCAAGATTCCCTAACGCATTGCTGGAACTCAAGACCAAGTCCTGTCAGGTAGCAGAGCTCTTGGATCTGGCTCACAACAGACGTACTGTGGTCTCCTTCTCCCTGAATCCTCCCCTCATAGCCAACAGGGCAGAGCCTGGAGTGCCCGCAGCCCTGGATCGCATCAGGGCTGGCGCTCTTTGCCAGGAAAAAGGCTATCCCTTGGGAATTCATTTTGATCCTCTGATCATGCTAGAGGGATGGCAAGATGCCTATAGAGAGCTTCTGGAGGAACTGTTCAAAAGCATTGATCCTGGGAGTATCCTCTGGATAAGCATGGGGGCACTACGCTACCCAAGGAGCATGCATGAGGCCATGGTGGAAAACGGCCTGGGCTTGGGGGAAATGGTGCCGGGCTTGGACAACAAGATGAGGTACCTTAGGCCTCTGAGGGTCCAGATGTTTAAGACTCTGGCCGGTTGGATAAAGGAACTTGGGGGGCAGGAGCCACTGATTTATCTTTGCATGGAGAGTCCCGAGGTGTGGAGGCAGGCCCTGGGATTCGCACCAGCCAGCATGGCTGATCTGGACAGGCTTTTCCAGGAGCGCATCAGGCGCTACTGGGATGAAATTTGA
- a CDS encoding transglycosylase domain-containing protein, with protein sequence MKGRGADRTTPRGSSRPSQPKRFLRGLYWLGALALMGTAALVAAYYYFIVLNPGDEISREKIQRIFALESPVYYDDGRSVLGVFFQEEHRTYIPYERIPRFFVLALLAAEDKNFFSHPGFDPAGILRALVLNIKAGRVVQGGSTITQQTAKNLFKRQRRSFYAKFVELIHALKLEAHYSKEQILEWYANQFFVTGNGVGLGIASQYFFNKPPERLSLLESAFLAGCVKAPNRYNPFIQKGEHARKQALHRARERTQYVLRGMLELGFIDQKQFEEAIGQEIPFNQGKIRYGTNTIMDLVRERLDRPEIQEALAEAGVDNIATSGIRIFTSINKDLQEEALRAVRQNLSLLETRLSGYKRDMILEQYQKLLSSEDEVERKEFMFGKVKSIRAQSPAPEIEVELPGGELGKLDREGMQPLLTALVQGMRGSWAAPRKGDEALLLKEIQTGDPVFVRIRGRDKEGKLLVALERYPELNAGVLVVQDGFIRAMVGGMDNVHFNRAVDARRQVGSVFKPLVYMAALQLGWNNLDPLKNRWQAFPYMGRIYIPRPDHPNVQEWVSMTWAGVKSENIATVWLLYHLCDKLNPSQLKELARILDMAPRAGESRGAYVSRIRDQMGILVTRESLLQAAFEETKEELRADLIFGGRNEELRGLDDLHYGLGVERYLRERHGRTESKAGEEELRVLNHNFLRLRALQEEMRNDYDSLRWAVTKADPGLRAGLQAGWKGRFYFQYHPEGERVVYTQNPGGKQMVALDLGWLATQVGMGTELERIIPPSRIWIEGVMPVSLLDQLQEGIQKRLALLREKDPYDLEVLIRVPDFRVTMALRYVVHVARRAGVESPLEPVLSLPLGANAVTMEDVSRLYYAMLSGGIFYGSDDEENSGSSTFLIKRIEGPDGEVLYEAEPKFRRLIPEPLCVEMAEILRKVVSHGTGHQAEGVLVLKGGRHERLLERANLKVPALGKTGTANEYQNSSFVGLIPGPVPGSLQLTHEKGVVIAVYVGYDDNRPMKNAHIRVYGAAGALPIWIRVAQSAVQHLDYQQQLDLLELAFRPSASLGLQWSKDSVEIPVDGNSGLPRGESLDGPRVRTYGEIKGEKVELKRFFAPLDQGER encoded by the coding sequence GTGAAGGGCCGCGGGGCAGACAGAACCACGCCCAGGGGAAGCTCCAGGCCTTCCCAGCCCAAGAGATTCCTCAGGGGGCTTTACTGGCTGGGGGCTTTGGCGCTGATGGGCACAGCTGCGCTTGTGGCAGCCTACTATTATTTCATTGTGCTCAATCCAGGAGATGAGATCTCAAGGGAGAAAATACAGCGTATATTCGCCCTTGAGAGTCCTGTGTACTATGACGATGGCAGGAGTGTCCTGGGGGTCTTTTTCCAGGAGGAACACCGCACTTATATCCCCTATGAGCGTATCCCCCGCTTTTTTGTTTTGGCCCTGCTGGCCGCTGAGGACAAGAATTTTTTCTCCCATCCCGGTTTTGATCCTGCCGGGATCCTAAGGGCCCTGGTACTGAACATAAAAGCTGGAAGAGTTGTTCAAGGCGGAAGCACCATAACCCAGCAGACCGCCAAGAACCTATTCAAGAGGCAACGCCGTTCTTTTTACGCCAAGTTCGTGGAACTTATCCATGCCTTGAAGCTGGAGGCTCACTATTCCAAAGAGCAGATCCTGGAGTGGTATGCCAATCAGTTCTTCGTCACTGGCAACGGAGTGGGACTGGGGATCGCCTCCCAGTACTTTTTCAACAAACCTCCTGAAAGGTTGAGCCTCTTGGAAAGCGCTTTCCTGGCAGGGTGCGTGAAGGCTCCCAACAGGTACAATCCTTTCATACAAAAAGGAGAACATGCCAGGAAACAGGCTCTCCACAGGGCAAGAGAGAGAACTCAGTATGTTCTGAGGGGCATGCTGGAGCTGGGCTTCATTGATCAGAAGCAATTCGAGGAAGCCATTGGTCAGGAAATTCCCTTCAATCAGGGCAAGATCCGCTACGGTACCAACACCATCATGGATCTGGTTAGGGAGAGACTGGATCGGCCTGAAATTCAAGAGGCCCTGGCTGAGGCCGGGGTGGACAACATAGCCACATCCGGCATTCGAATTTTCACTAGTATTAACAAAGATCTCCAAGAAGAGGCCTTGCGGGCTGTGAGGCAGAATCTCTCCCTCCTGGAGACCAGGTTGAGCGGCTACAAGAGGGATATGATTCTGGAGCAATACCAAAAGCTCTTGAGCTCAGAAGACGAGGTGGAACGCAAGGAGTTCATGTTTGGAAAGGTCAAGTCCATCAGAGCCCAGAGCCCTGCCCCAGAAATAGAGGTGGAACTGCCAGGAGGTGAACTGGGAAAGCTGGACCGGGAAGGCATGCAGCCACTGCTGACAGCTTTGGTCCAAGGCATGAGAGGCAGCTGGGCAGCCCCCAGAAAAGGGGATGAGGCCCTGCTTCTAAAGGAGATTCAGACAGGAGACCCAGTCTTTGTGCGAATCCGAGGAAGGGATAAAGAAGGCAAGCTCCTGGTTGCCCTGGAACGTTATCCTGAGTTAAATGCCGGTGTCCTGGTGGTGCAGGATGGTTTCATAAGGGCAATGGTGGGAGGAATGGACAACGTGCATTTCAACCGGGCCGTGGACGCACGCAGACAGGTGGGTTCTGTGTTCAAACCGCTGGTTTACATGGCCGCCCTTCAACTGGGGTGGAACAATCTGGATCCCCTGAAAAACCGCTGGCAGGCATTTCCTTACATGGGCCGGATATACATTCCCAGGCCTGACCATCCCAATGTGCAAGAATGGGTGTCCATGACCTGGGCTGGCGTCAAGTCAGAGAACATTGCCACTGTATGGCTTCTTTATCACCTCTGCGACAAGCTCAACCCCTCGCAGCTTAAGGAACTGGCCAGGATATTGGACATGGCTCCCAGAGCCGGGGAGTCCAGGGGAGCTTATGTATCCAGGATCAGGGACCAGATGGGAATCCTGGTCACAAGAGAAAGCTTGCTTCAGGCTGCCTTTGAGGAGACCAAGGAAGAGCTTCGTGCAGACTTGATATTCGGAGGCCGTAACGAGGAATTGAGGGGGCTGGATGATCTCCACTACGGCTTGGGGGTGGAGCGATACCTGAGAGAAAGGCATGGCAGAACCGAATCCAAAGCCGGAGAAGAGGAACTGAGGGTACTGAACCATAACTTTCTGCGTTTGAGGGCCTTGCAGGAAGAGATGAGAAATGACTATGACTCCCTGCGATGGGCTGTGACCAAGGCCGACCCTGGGCTGAGGGCCGGTCTGCAAGCCGGCTGGAAGGGTCGTTTTTACTTCCAATATCACCCCGAGGGGGAAAGGGTGGTTTACACGCAGAACCCAGGGGGAAAGCAGATGGTTGCCCTGGACCTGGGATGGCTGGCCACACAGGTGGGCATGGGCACGGAACTGGAACGGATCATACCTCCTTCCAGGATCTGGATAGAGGGAGTCATGCCTGTTTCTCTCCTGGACCAATTGCAGGAGGGGATACAGAAGAGGTTGGCTTTGCTGAGGGAGAAGGATCCCTATGATTTGGAAGTGCTCATAAGGGTACCTGATTTCAGGGTGACCATGGCTTTGAGATATGTGGTGCATGTGGCAAGAAGAGCAGGAGTTGAGTCACCCCTGGAGCCTGTTCTCTCGTTGCCTCTGGGGGCAAATGCCGTGACCATGGAGGACGTCTCCCGCCTATATTATGCCATGTTGAGCGGAGGGATCTTCTATGGCTCCGATGATGAGGAGAATTCCGGCTCCAGTACATTTCTCATAAAAAGGATAGAAGGGCCTGACGGGGAAGTGCTGTACGAGGCAGAACCCAAGTTTCGTAGGCTTATTCCCGAGCCGCTTTGTGTGGAGATGGCCGAGATTCTTCGCAAAGTGGTATCTCACGGGACAGGTCACCAGGCAGAAGGGGTCCTGGTGCTCAAAGGAGGACGACACGAGCGTCTGCTGGAACGTGCAAATCTTAAGGTTCCTGCCTTGGGCAAGACGGGAACGGCCAATGAGTACCAGAACTCTAGCTTTGTGGGGCTCATCCCAGGGCCGGTTCCCGGCAGTCTTCAGCTCACCCATGAAAAGGGGGTGGTGATAGCGGTCTATGTGGGATATGATGACAACCGTCCCATGAAGAACGCTCACATAAGGGTGTATGGGGCGGCCGGAGCCCTGCCCATCTGGATAAGGGTGGCGCAGTCCGCTGTGCAGCATCTGGACTATCAGCAACAGCTGGATCTTCTGGAATTGGCTTTCCGTCCCTCGGCTTCATTGGGCCTGCAATGGTCCAAGGATTCGGTGGAGATTCCGGTGGATGGTAACTCTGGTCTTCCCCGTGGAGAAAGCTTAGATGGGCCGAGGGTAAGGACCTATGGAGAAATAAAGGGAGAGAAGGTGGAACTAAAGCGTTTCTTCGCTCCTTTAGACCAAGGGGAAAGGTGA
- a CDS encoding thymidylate synthase gives MKLTFIEAKTIDEAWFKCLFELFQEEHCTYRVEQGSYQGDTRREFDWITVHIKEPSGPPGSDKGSLGRLIPTVPYGVPPPCDEQGVLRYFSEYLFCEQKRPGEQYTYGSRLCRQMDGKTQIQLVIERYRKSYGTNQLVLQVAEPEDLLLEDPPCLRHIDTRIRDGKLHFMPYFRSWDLWGGFPLNLAGIQLLKEYMASEIGVEDGEIIATSKGLHVYGHAEDVARMRAGKKRGGNQSQ, from the coding sequence ATGAAACTCACATTCATAGAGGCTAAGACCATTGACGAGGCTTGGTTCAAGTGCTTGTTTGAGCTTTTTCAGGAGGAGCACTGTACCTACAGGGTGGAACAGGGCAGTTACCAGGGGGATACACGCAGGGAGTTCGATTGGATTACCGTGCACATAAAAGAACCCTCTGGACCTCCAGGTTCAGATAAGGGAAGTCTGGGAAGGCTTATTCCCACGGTTCCCTATGGTGTGCCTCCACCATGTGATGAGCAAGGGGTGCTAAGGTATTTCAGCGAGTACCTGTTTTGTGAACAGAAAAGGCCAGGGGAACAGTATACTTATGGTAGCCGCCTGTGCAGGCAGATGGATGGAAAGACCCAGATCCAGCTTGTGATAGAAAGGTACCGCAAGAGCTACGGCACAAACCAGTTGGTGCTCCAAGTGGCAGAGCCAGAAGATCTTCTCCTGGAGGACCCCCCTTGTTTACGCCACATCGACACACGAATCAGGGATGGGAAGCTCCATTTCATGCCTTATTTCAGATCTTGGGACCTTTGGGGTGGCTTTCCTTTGAATCTGGCCGGAATACAGCTCCTAAAAGAGTACATGGCCTCTGAAATAGGGGTGGAGGATGGTGAGATCATAGCCACTTCCAAAGGGCTTCATGTTTATGGACATGCCGAAGATGTGGCTCGTATGAGGGCCGGGAAAAAAAGGGGAGGCAACCAATCCCAATAG
- a CDS encoding MBL fold metallo-hydrolase: MPQENSREVFPNVYLVGGPGLTDSSDCLIYAVDGGTEMALVDCGAGRGTWRLLENLERWGLSQKPMGAVLLTHCHVDHIGGLEQILKNAKPRVLCHKGDLEAIETGDPKKTASSWYGIRLPRVKVDLVLEKEEETVVVGGAVLRCIHTPGHTPGSISILWERPVGKVLFGQDIHGPFMREFGSDLNQWASSMRKLLALEADVLCEGHFGIFQPAKEVETFIRSQLSQKGY, from the coding sequence TTGCCACAGGAGAATTCCAGGGAGGTTTTCCCCAATGTGTACCTTGTGGGGGGACCCGGGCTGACAGATAGCTCAGACTGCCTGATCTACGCAGTGGATGGGGGCACCGAGATGGCCCTTGTGGACTGCGGTGCTGGCAGAGGTACCTGGCGGCTGCTAGAGAACCTAGAGAGATGGGGTCTTTCCCAAAAACCCATGGGTGCAGTGCTTCTTACTCATTGTCATGTGGATCACATCGGGGGTCTTGAGCAAATCCTAAAGAATGCAAAGCCCAGGGTCTTGTGTCACAAGGGGGACCTGGAGGCCATAGAGACCGGGGATCCAAAAAAGACGGCTTCCTCCTGGTACGGGATAAGGCTTCCCAGGGTGAAAGTAGATCTTGTGTTGGAAAAAGAGGAGGAAACAGTTGTTGTGGGAGGGGCTGTTCTCAGGTGCATTCACACCCCCGGTCACACACCAGGATCCATCTCCATCCTGTGGGAAAGGCCCGTGGGAAAGGTGCTCTTTGGCCAGGATATCCATGGTCCATTCATGCGGGAGTTCGGCTCAGATCTGAACCAGTGGGCCTCCTCCATGAGAAAATTGTTGGCTCTTGAAGCGGATGTGCTTTGCGAGGGTCATTTTGGTATATTCCAGCCAGCAAAAGAGGTGGAAACGTTCATAAGAAGCCAGCTCTCGCAGAAGGGATACTAG
- the ltaE gene encoding low-specificity L-threonine aldolase, with translation MVQVVDLRSDTVTKPTKGMREAMAEAMVGDDVFEEDPTVNLLQEKVADLLGKEAALFVPSGTMANQVSIRTHTLPGDEVIIEADSHPVLSEVAAAAALSGVQFRTLQGTRGILKAEQVAEAVRLPDIHRPVSRLVCLENTHNFGGGTIYPLEEILRIRLVADRHNMAMHLDGARLLHACVATGIEPAKYAQPFDSVSLCLSKGLGAPVGSMIAGSREFITRARKNRKMFGGGMRQAGILAAAGLYALEHHVERLAEDHANAKLLAEALADLPGIHLDPRHVETNIVIMDISTSGLEPHEVQARLKEMGILLLPFGRGRLRAVTHLDVNRQGIQRAIEAFRRIFH, from the coding sequence ATGGTCCAAGTGGTGGATCTCAGAAGCGACACGGTCACCAAGCCAACAAAGGGAATGCGAGAGGCCATGGCCGAAGCGATGGTGGGAGATGACGTGTTCGAGGAGGATCCCACAGTAAACCTTCTACAAGAAAAGGTGGCAGATTTGCTGGGAAAGGAAGCTGCCCTTTTTGTGCCTTCGGGAACCATGGCCAACCAGGTCTCCATTCGCACACATACTCTGCCTGGAGATGAAGTGATAATAGAGGCCGACTCCCATCCAGTGCTTTCAGAGGTAGCAGCTGCTGCAGCCCTATCAGGGGTGCAATTCAGGACCCTTCAGGGTACAAGGGGAATCCTCAAGGCCGAACAGGTGGCCGAGGCAGTGAGGCTTCCAGACATCCATCGGCCTGTTTCCCGTCTGGTTTGTTTGGAAAACACCCACAACTTCGGAGGGGGAACCATCTACCCCCTGGAAGAGATATTGCGAATCAGGCTGGTTGCAGACCGCCACAACATGGCCATGCATCTGGACGGAGCCAGGCTTCTCCATGCCTGCGTGGCCACCGGCATAGAACCTGCCAAGTATGCACAGCCATTTGACTCGGTCTCCCTGTGTCTCTCCAAAGGACTAGGGGCACCAGTGGGCTCCATGATAGCAGGTAGCAGGGAATTCATAACCCGCGCCAGGAAAAACAGGAAGATGTTCGGTGGAGGCATGAGACAGGCCGGCATTCTGGCTGCAGCCGGACTCTACGCCCTGGAACACCATGTGGAACGTCTGGCCGAGGACCATGCCAATGCCAAGCTCCTGGCCGAAGCCCTGGCGGACCTGCCTGGTATCCACCTGGATCCCAGGCATGTGGAGACCAATATCGTCATCATGGACATATCCACCTCTGGCCTAGAACCACATGAAGTGCAGGCCAGGCTCAAAGAGATGGGGATATTGCTGCTGCCCTTTGGAAGAGGCAGGCTAAGAGCCGTGACACACCTGGATGTGAACCGTCAGGGGATCCAAAGGGCCATAGAGGCCTTCAGAAGAATCTTTCATTGA
- a CDS encoding HAD family hydrolase encodes MGQIKAIGFDLFNTLVTVDPHTLTMALESLFQSLQSKGFHIEKESFKEAYRRQAKRFLEATRATGRETHNRFWVAAALSEAGFPTDPEDSRVQQAVEDYFGAFSKRCMLLPGTMETLQRLKERFPLGLLSNFTHAPAAWGILEELGLRPLFQLILISGDLGYRKPHPSVFQKLCEGLGVLPEELLYVGDDPGPDVYGALGAGVRPVWSIYAQSLGVRHVADLAYEGLPPPDGRITRISNWDELMALVGVNSPLERG; translated from the coding sequence ATGGGACAGATCAAAGCCATCGGATTCGATCTTTTCAACACCTTGGTCACCGTGGATCCGCATACCCTGACCATGGCGCTAGAAAGCCTTTTTCAAAGCCTCCAAAGCAAGGGATTCCATATTGAGAAGGAGAGTTTCAAGGAGGCGTACAGAAGGCAGGCCAAGAGATTCCTGGAAGCAACGCGTGCCACGGGCAGAGAGACCCACAACCGCTTTTGGGTGGCGGCTGCCTTGTCTGAAGCCGGTTTCCCAACGGATCCTGAAGATTCCAGGGTACAGCAGGCAGTGGAAGATTATTTCGGGGCCTTTTCCAAGAGGTGCATGCTGCTTCCAGGAACCATGGAGACACTCCAGAGGCTCAAGGAGCGATTTCCCCTGGGGCTTCTGTCCAACTTCACCCATGCCCCCGCAGCTTGGGGCATCCTTGAAGAATTGGGGTTGCGGCCTCTTTTCCAGCTCATACTGATCTCTGGAGACTTGGGCTATAGGAAACCGCACCCCAGTGTTTTCCAAAAACTTTGTGAGGGACTCGGGGTCTTACCAGAGGAACTGCTCTATGTGGGAGACGATCCGGGGCCTGATGTTTACGGAGCCCTGGGTGCAGGGGTTAGGCCGGTTTGGAGCATCTATGCCCAAAGTTTGGGAGTTCGCCACGTAGCCGACCTGGCTTACGAAGGATTGCCCCCACCAGATGGAAGGATAACCAGGATCTCCAATTGGGATGAACTCATGGCTCTGGTGGGCGTTAACTCACCTCTGGAAAGAGGCTGA
- a CDS encoding DUF72 domain-containing protein, translated as MRGRTEILVGCCGFALPQAQYFRKFRLLEVQQSFYQPPSLETARKWRSLAPESFTFTLKAWQLITHEPTSPTYRRLGTPIKPSERSAYGSFRPTPEVLAAWERTQQIALVLRAPLVLFQCPASFKPDPCNLENMRKFFAQIPRESMALAWEPRGLWPQELVRALCQELDLIHCVDPFRGLPVWGDMNYFRLHGITGYGYSFTQEDLKRLLSWCQGKTTWVVFNNLSMAKDAARFQILLEKS; from the coding sequence GTGAGAGGTCGGACAGAGATCTTGGTGGGATGCTGCGGCTTTGCACTACCCCAGGCCCAGTATTTCAGGAAGTTTAGGCTCCTGGAAGTTCAGCAAAGCTTCTACCAGCCCCCCAGCTTGGAAACAGCCAGGAAGTGGAGGAGTTTGGCCCCAGAGAGTTTCACCTTCACTCTCAAAGCCTGGCAGCTCATAACCCATGAGCCCACCAGTCCCACCTACAGGAGACTTGGTACTCCCATAAAACCCTCGGAGCGTTCTGCTTATGGTAGCTTTAGGCCCACACCAGAGGTTTTGGCCGCCTGGGAACGCACCCAGCAGATTGCACTCGTGTTGCGTGCACCCCTGGTGCTCTTCCAATGCCCGGCCAGCTTCAAGCCAGATCCCTGCAACCTAGAAAACATGAGGAAATTTTTTGCCCAGATTCCAAGAGAGTCCATGGCCCTGGCCTGGGAGCCAAGAGGCTTGTGGCCCCAGGAGCTTGTGAGAGCCTTGTGTCAGGAGCTGGATCTGATTCACTGTGTTGATCCCTTCAGGGGGCTTCCAGTATGGGGAGACATGAACTACTTTCGCCTGCATGGAATAACCGGTTATGGTTACAGCTTTACCCAGGAGGACTTAAAAAGGCTCCTGTCCTGGTGCCAAGGCAAGACCACATGGGTTGTTTTCAACAATCTCAGCATGGCCAAGGATGCAGCCAGATTCCAGATCCTCCTTGAAAAGTCTTGA
- a CDS encoding 3-hydroxybutyryl-CoA dehydrogenase, with translation MKIQKVGVLGCGLMGSGIAQVCAEAGYETTVLEVEQRFLDKGFSSIQKNLGRAVEKGKMTQEARDKTWSLLKGTLKLEDLQDCDLIIEAVVEDLKVKNEMFSTLDKLCPERTILSSNTSSLTVMAMAASTKRQDRFCGLHFFNPVPVMKLVEVVKTIATSQQTIDTCFQFCKSIGKVPILAKDNSGFIVNLLLVPYLLDAIRALEQGVASIEDIDKGMMLGCNHPMGPLTLLDFVGLDTTYNIANIMFEEYREKRYAPPPLLRKMVLAGYYGRKSGKGFYDYSGEKPVPVDLGI, from the coding sequence ATGAAGATCCAAAAAGTTGGGGTTTTGGGATGCGGTTTGATGGGCTCTGGTATTGCTCAGGTGTGTGCTGAAGCGGGTTATGAGACCACGGTTTTGGAAGTTGAACAGAGATTCCTGGACAAAGGGTTTTCCTCCATACAGAAGAACCTGGGCAGGGCCGTGGAAAAGGGAAAGATGACCCAGGAGGCCAGGGACAAGACCTGGTCACTTCTCAAGGGGACCCTGAAGCTGGAAGACCTGCAGGACTGCGACTTGATCATCGAGGCCGTGGTGGAAGATCTCAAGGTCAAGAATGAGATGTTCTCCACCCTAGACAAGCTCTGCCCGGAGAGGACCATCCTTTCCTCCAACACCTCTTCTTTGACGGTCATGGCCATGGCCGCCTCCACCAAGAGGCAGGATAGGTTCTGTGGACTGCATTTTTTTAACCCTGTTCCTGTGATGAAACTCGTGGAAGTGGTCAAGACCATAGCCACCAGTCAGCAGACCATAGATACCTGTTTCCAATTCTGCAAGAGCATTGGGAAAGTGCCCATCCTTGCCAAAGACAACTCAGGATTCATAGTGAACCTCTTGCTAGTGCCCTATCTGCTGGATGCCATCAGGGCACTGGAGCAGGGAGTGGCCTCCATAGAGGACATAGACAAGGGAATGATGCTGGGATGCAATCACCCCATGGGCCCACTGACTCTCTTGGACTTTGTAGGGCTGGATACCACCTACAACATAGCCAACATCATGTTTGAGGAATACAGGGAGAAACGCTACGCCCCGCCGCCGCTTCTCCGCAAGATGGTGCTGGCAGGTTATTACGGCAGAAAGTCGGGCAAGGGCTTCTACGACTATTCTGGAGAGAAGCCGGTGCCCGTAGACCTTGGGATATAA
- a CDS encoding metal-dependent hydrolase, whose amino-acid sequence MAKGQVRWLGHAFVEFTTADGKVILFDPWTKDDGNPGAKITLEEIQRADLVLVSHDHFDHVASASAICKKTGAFLGGPVQTVKRLISEGLDEQKVVNFGFGYMVGGGVNFDWIRVISTPAMHSSDTACALGTIVQTPDGTTLYHAGDTSLFGDMELWARLYPLDLAIVPIGGVFTMDALQASEAVRLLRPQMVMPIHYKSFPIIAQSPQEFVALCRQKAPEVKVLTPEAGEVVSLA is encoded by the coding sequence ATGGCCAAGGGACAGGTAAGATGGCTGGGACACGCCTTTGTGGAGTTCACCACCGCAGATGGCAAGGTGATTCTCTTCGATCCATGGACCAAGGACGACGGAAATCCCGGGGCCAAAATAACGCTGGAGGAGATCCAAAGGGCGGATCTGGTGTTGGTCAGCCACGACCACTTCGACCACGTGGCCTCGGCTTCGGCCATTTGCAAGAAGACAGGGGCTTTCTTGGGAGGACCGGTCCAGACCGTCAAGAGGCTGATTTCCGAAGGCCTAGATGAGCAGAAGGTGGTCAACTTTGGCTTTGGCTACATGGTAGGGGGGGGAGTCAATTTCGACTGGATAAGAGTGATCTCCACCCCTGCCATGCACTCCTCGGACACTGCCTGCGCCCTGGGCACCATAGTTCAAACACCCGATGGAACCACTCTATACCATGCCGGGGACACCAGCCTCTTCGGAGACATGGAGCTATGGGCAAGGCTTTATCCACTGGATCTGGCCATAGTGCCCATAGGGGGGGTCTTCACCATGGACGCCTTGCAGGCCAGCGAGGCTGTCAGGCTCCTCAGGCCGCAAATGGTAATGCCCATTCACTACAAGTCTTTTCCCATCATTGCCCAGTCCCCTCAGGAATTCGTTGCCCTTTGCAGGCAAAAGGCTCCTGAAGTAAAGGTTCTCACGCCTGAGGCAGGGGAAGTTGTTTCACTGGCCTGA